One window from the genome of Alkalihalobacillus sp. LMS6 encodes:
- the glnA gene encoding type I glutamate--ammonia ligase: MATQAPTRESLLETIKETIEKKNVELLHMQFVDIEGMLKHVTITAEQLDQAVNGETMFDGSSITGFTPINQSDLYLNPDLSTFAVLPWTEEEGYSEARFLCSVKKPDGSDFDGDPRNILKKTVKRAADKGYSISVGPELEFFLFDTDEFGQPTLRTQDVGGYFEPSPKDDGEKVRLAIYKALRMMGFTIEASHHEVAIGQHEINFKYSDALGSADAATTYKWVVKTVAKQFGLHATFMPKPLGGENGNGMHVNMSLFDIEKQENSFYNEDDKIALSKTAYHFIAGLLDNVKDFVAVTNPLVNSYKRLVPGYEAPCYIAWSASNRSALVRIPATRGAGTRVEIRCPDPSANPYLAFAVVAAAGLDGVDNETECPASVDADIFNMTPAEINERGIENLPTSLEAAVNRFEAGEIGRKTFGEHAFGEYIDLKRGEWDDFRTSVHAWELTAYQSKF; this comes from the coding sequence ATGGCAACTCAAGCGCCGACGAGAGAAAGTTTGTTAGAGACAATTAAGGAGACAATTGAAAAGAAGAACGTTGAGCTTCTTCATATGCAGTTTGTTGATATTGAAGGAATGCTCAAGCATGTAACGATTACAGCAGAACAGTTGGACCAAGCTGTGAATGGTGAAACGATGTTTGACGGGTCATCAATTACAGGCTTCACGCCAATTAACCAGTCTGATTTATATTTAAATCCTGACCTATCCACTTTCGCTGTTTTACCTTGGACAGAAGAAGAGGGCTACTCAGAGGCGAGGTTTTTATGTAGCGTAAAAAAGCCGGATGGCTCTGACTTTGATGGAGATCCTCGTAACATCTTAAAGAAAACCGTAAAGCGTGCAGCAGACAAAGGATATTCAATCAGTGTCGGGCCTGAGCTAGAGTTCTTTTTATTTGATACAGATGAGTTTGGTCAACCTACTTTACGCACACAAGACGTTGGTGGATATTTTGAGCCGTCACCAAAAGATGATGGTGAAAAAGTACGTCTAGCCATCTATAAAGCGTTACGGATGATGGGCTTTACAATTGAAGCTTCACACCACGAAGTAGCAATTGGACAGCATGAAATAAATTTTAAATATTCAGATGCCCTTGGTTCTGCCGATGCTGCGACAACGTACAAGTGGGTTGTTAAAACTGTGGCGAAGCAGTTTGGTCTTCATGCAACGTTTATGCCTAAGCCATTAGGTGGAGAAAATGGAAACGGCATGCACGTGAATATGTCTCTATTTGATATCGAGAAGCAAGAAAATAGTTTTTACAACGAAGATGATAAGATCGCTTTATCGAAAACGGCGTATCACTTTATCGCTGGATTACTTGATAACGTAAAAGATTTCGTTGCGGTTACGAACCCGCTTGTGAATTCGTATAAGCGCCTTGTTCCCGGTTATGAAGCACCGTGTTATATTGCGTGGTCTGCCTCAAACCGTTCAGCGCTTGTGCGTATCCCGGCAACAAGAGGAGCAGGTACGCGTGTGGAAATTCGTTGTCCAGATCCTTCAGCCAATCCATACCTTGCGTTTGCGGTTGTGGCAGCGGCGGGTCTCGATGGAGTAGATAACGAAACAGAATGCCCGGCTTCTGTTGATGCAGATATTTTCAACATGACTCCTGCTGAAATTAATGAGCGTGGTATTGAAAATCTACCAACAAGTTTAGAAGCGGCGGTTAATCGTTTTGAAGCTGGTGAAATTGGACGAAAGACATTCGGTGAGCACGCATTCGGTGAATACATCGATTTAAAACGTGGCGAGTGGGACGATTTCCGTACAAGTGTTCATGCTTGGGAGCTTACTGCATACCAAAGCAAATTCTAA
- a CDS encoding DUF4064 domain-containing protein, giving the protein MIKRTGERVLGIIGLVMFFLGTLFLGVLAIGDNQGLFEEVFMELTEESSELVESGTDPLTEEEANEVIETFDMINFTMLTIGSLLPAIAGIVAVILLKNKPVIASILFLGSAVFYGATSFLLLAFLIPAVPMILYIIAGIMALVRKPKEPVEQL; this is encoded by the coding sequence ATGATTAAACGAACAGGGGAAAGAGTATTAGGGATCATTGGTCTTGTCATGTTCTTTCTTGGAACGTTGTTTTTGGGAGTTTTAGCAATTGGCGACAATCAGGGCCTTTTTGAAGAAGTTTTTATGGAACTGACTGAAGAAAGTAGTGAACTTGTTGAATCAGGCACCGACCCATTAACTGAAGAGGAAGCAAATGAAGTAATTGAAACGTTCGATATGATTAACTTCACAATGCTGACAATTGGTTCGCTTCTACCTGCGATAGCTGGTATTGTGGCGGTTATATTGTTGAAAAACAAACCTGTAATCGCAAGTATTCTATTTTTAGGTTCCGCCGTTTTCTACGGGGCAACGAGCTTTTTATTATTAGCATTCTTAATCCCTGCCGTTCCGATGATTCTTTATATCATCGCAGGTATTATGGCGCTTGTTCGCAAGCCGAAAGAGCCCGTAGAGCAGCTGTAA
- a CDS encoding DEAD/DEAH box helicase — translation MTQFDQFGLDTRVVQAITNMGFTEPTPIQQQTIELVKDGEDVIGQAQTGTGKTGAFGIPMVDRIDASQPVLQGLVLAPTRELANQVEQSVRQFGREKGVRTVVVYGGEDFGKQIRALKAKPHVIVATPGRLMDHMRRGTVRLQTIETVVLDEADEMLNMGFIEDIETILAETPRETRQTLLFSATMPRRMESLASKFMKNPKRIAVKAKEVTMENIAQQYVEVHEREKFDVFCRLLDLETPELSIVFGRTKRRVDELSEALIKRGYRAEGLHGDLNQAKRNSVLRKFKSGLIDILVATDVAARGLDISGVTHVFNFDLPQDPESYVHRIGRTGRAGKSGIAITLSTKPERDHVKLIEKVSKKRMTARPKPTYEEALAGQKQLVLNQLRDLASDEEQDLYRVEAKEILQETDAVTALSAALKLLTKEPDETPVALTSEAPLRSKKRQDGRGGNGGNRRRDGRSKDRRNAYNQKRSKSSDQQKGGQKRQWAKRSS, via the coding sequence TTGACACAGTTTGATCAATTTGGTCTGGACACACGCGTTGTTCAAGCCATCACTAACATGGGCTTTACGGAGCCGACACCTATTCAACAGCAAACAATAGAACTTGTAAAAGACGGTGAGGATGTCATCGGCCAAGCGCAAACCGGAACGGGGAAAACTGGCGCATTTGGTATTCCAATGGTGGATCGTATTGACGCATCACAACCGGTTTTACAGGGGCTTGTATTAGCACCAACTCGTGAATTAGCGAACCAGGTTGAACAGTCCGTAAGACAGTTCGGCCGCGAAAAAGGTGTTCGCACAGTTGTTGTATATGGTGGAGAAGACTTTGGTAAGCAAATTCGTGCTTTGAAAGCGAAGCCGCATGTCATTGTTGCAACACCTGGTCGTTTAATGGACCACATGCGTAGAGGAACCGTTCGTTTGCAAACAATCGAAACGGTTGTGCTTGATGAAGCCGACGAAATGCTAAACATGGGTTTCATTGAAGACATTGAAACCATCTTAGCGGAAACACCACGCGAGACAAGACAAACGCTTCTTTTCTCAGCGACAATGCCTCGCCGTATGGAATCATTAGCGAGCAAATTTATGAAAAATCCGAAGCGTATTGCGGTTAAAGCAAAAGAAGTGACAATGGAAAACATTGCACAGCAGTACGTTGAAGTACACGAGCGTGAGAAGTTCGATGTGTTCTGTCGTCTACTTGACTTAGAAACACCAGAACTATCGATCGTATTCGGTCGTACAAAACGCCGTGTTGATGAGCTGTCGGAAGCTCTTATTAAGCGCGGATACCGTGCAGAAGGTTTACACGGTGATTTAAACCAAGCGAAACGTAATAGCGTCTTGCGTAAATTTAAGAGCGGGCTAATTGATATCTTAGTTGCGACAGATGTTGCAGCACGTGGACTTGATATTAGTGGCGTTACACACGTATTTAACTTTGATTTGCCGCAAGATCCTGAGAGCTACGTTCACAGAATTGGACGTACAGGTCGTGCCGGTAAATCAGGGATTGCGATTACGCTTTCAACGAAACCTGAACGTGACCACGTGAAGTTAATTGAAAAAGTATCAAAAAAACGCATGACAGCACGTCCGAAACCAACTTATGAAGAAGCGTTAGCTGGACAGAAACAACTTGTACTCAACCAGCTTCGTGACCTTGCATCTGATGAGGAACAGGACCTCTATCGTGTGGAAGCAAAAGAAATTTTGCAAGAAACGGATGCTGTTACAGCGCTATCTGCTGCGCTTAAGCTTCTGACAAAAGAGCCAGACGAAACACCTGTAGCACTTACAAGTGAAGCGCCGTTACGTTCGAAAAAGCGTCAAGATGGACGCGGCGGAAATGGTGGAAACCGTCGTCGCGATGGCCGTAGCAAAGATCGTCGTAATGCGTATAATCAAAAGCGTAGCAAGAGCAGCGACCAGCAAAAAGGCGGTCAAAAGCGCCAATGGGCGAAACGCTCGTCTTAA
- a CDS encoding Dam family site-specific DNA-(adenine-N6)-methyltransferase → MEKKLRTPIKWTGGKRQLLPVLHQLVPTSYGTYIEPFAGGAALFFSLAPEKALIGDINDQLVDTYHVIRDHSDLLLQELSFHQNQEAYYYAVRDLDRSTSFQTLSIVERASRFLFLNRVGYGGMYRVNRKGQVNMPYGHYKKVNITNEQVVRQASDYLQRAEVTFVHQDFEDTLATAKKGDFVYLDPPYFSERSTAFNAYAKTFTLYDHIRLKRVFTELDRNGCHVILSLGESPVIRALYSEYKVCTVEVTRLVNSDTSARKGNVELIIMNEFDQKSNIAEGKIIC, encoded by the coding sequence ATGGAGAAGAAATTGCGCACCCCGATAAAATGGACAGGAGGAAAAAGACAACTTTTGCCTGTTTTGCATCAACTGGTTCCGACTTCCTATGGAACGTATATTGAACCTTTTGCGGGAGGAGCGGCTTTGTTTTTCTCTTTAGCACCTGAAAAAGCGCTGATTGGTGATATTAATGATCAGCTAGTGGATACGTATCACGTGATTCGCGATCACTCGGATCTTTTGTTACAGGAATTGTCTTTTCATCAAAATCAGGAGGCATATTATTATGCGGTTCGCGATTTAGATCGCTCGACTAGTTTTCAAACACTGTCTATCGTTGAGCGGGCTTCACGTTTTTTATTTTTAAACCGTGTTGGCTATGGGGGGATGTATCGTGTGAATCGAAAAGGACAGGTGAATATGCCGTATGGCCACTATAAAAAAGTGAATATTACAAATGAACAAGTTGTGCGACAAGCAAGTGATTATTTGCAACGTGCTGAAGTGACATTTGTCCATCAAGATTTTGAAGATACGTTGGCAACTGCAAAAAAAGGGGATTTTGTCTACCTTGATCCGCCGTATTTTTCAGAACGATCAACTGCGTTTAATGCGTATGCAAAGACGTTTACGTTATATGACCACATTCGCTTAAAGCGAGTGTTCACGGAATTGGATCGAAACGGTTGTCACGTCATTCTAAGTTTAGGGGAGTCACCGGTTATTCGCGCGCTCTACAGCGAATACAAAGTGTGTACCGTTGAAGTGACGCGATTAGTCAATTCGGATACAAGTGCCCGTAAAGGAAATGTAGAATTAATCATCATGAATGAGTTTGATCAAAAATCAAACATTGCAGAAGGTAAAATAATATGTTAA